In the Agrococcus sp. Marseille-Q4369 genome, one interval contains:
- a CDS encoding NADPH:quinone reductase, whose amino-acid sequence MRAIVYSQPGSSSVLELTDREPGVPGPDEVRVRVAVSGVNPTDWKARAGSRPLEFAEVVPNQDGAGVVDAVGSDVEDLQVGDRVWIHLAAHQRPTGTAQELTVVPADCVVRLPDGIGFDVAASLGVPAMTAHRALTVHELGPARLAPGALDGRVVLVQGGAGAVGHAAIQLAAWAGATVIATVSSDEKAALARAAGALLVLQYPDDELAAKVRAVAPDGVDHIVEVAPAQNAALDVEVLANHGSIAYYANNNGDEFTAPIAASFAKNARWQGLLLYTVGREALAAAAEDITAALEAGALPVGEAAGLPLTWFRLEQTAAAHDAVEGGVTGKVLISVDDDLR is encoded by the coding sequence ATGCGAGCCATCGTCTACTCCCAGCCCGGATCCTCGTCCGTCCTCGAGCTCACCGACCGCGAGCCCGGGGTGCCGGGTCCGGACGAGGTGCGAGTCCGTGTCGCCGTGTCGGGCGTCAATCCGACCGACTGGAAGGCGCGCGCGGGCAGCAGGCCGCTCGAGTTCGCCGAGGTCGTCCCGAACCAGGACGGCGCGGGCGTCGTCGATGCCGTCGGTTCGGACGTCGAGGATCTGCAGGTCGGCGATCGCGTCTGGATCCACCTCGCCGCCCATCAGCGACCGACGGGGACCGCGCAGGAACTCACGGTCGTGCCTGCAGACTGCGTCGTCCGTCTGCCCGACGGCATCGGATTCGACGTCGCGGCGAGCCTCGGCGTGCCCGCGATGACCGCCCACCGCGCGCTCACCGTGCACGAGCTCGGGCCGGCGCGGCTCGCGCCCGGGGCGCTCGACGGGCGCGTCGTGCTCGTGCAGGGTGGCGCAGGCGCGGTGGGCCACGCCGCGATCCAGCTGGCAGCCTGGGCGGGCGCGACCGTGATCGCGACGGTCAGCAGCGACGAGAAGGCCGCGCTCGCGCGCGCGGCGGGGGCGCTCCTCGTGCTGCAGTACCCGGATGACGAGCTCGCGGCCAAGGTGCGCGCTGTCGCTCCGGACGGCGTCGACCACATCGTCGAGGTCGCACCGGCGCAGAACGCCGCGCTCGACGTCGAGGTGCTCGCCAACCACGGCAGCATCGCGTACTACGCGAACAACAACGGCGACGAGTTCACTGCCCCGATCGCGGCGAGCTTCGCGAAGAACGCGCGCTGGCAAGGACTGCTGCTCTACACCGTCGGTCGGGAGGCGCTCGCCGCCGCCGCGGAGGACATCACGGCCGCGCTCGAAGCCGGCGCCCTTCCGGTGGGGGAGGCCGCTGGCCTGCCTCTGACCTGGTTCCGGCTCGAGCAGACGGCAGCGGCCCACGACGCGGTCGAGGGCGGCGTCACCGGGAAGGTGCTCATCTCGGTGGACGACGACCTCCGCTGA